The [Clostridium] scindens ATCC 35704 nucleotide sequence CCCACAAAAGCCCTGGTGCACGCGGCAATGCTGTACCGGGAGATGACAGAATGCGAAAAGTTCGGGCTGTCAGCAGAGAAGGTCGGGTTCGACCTGCAGAAGATATATGAGTATAAGGATCTTTCCGCGGCCCGGATGCGGGAGGAACTGGAAAAAGAATTTAAAGAACTTGGGGTAGTCAGCGTAAGGGGAAACGCAACTATCCAGAGCGACAAAAAGGTCAGGGTAGTTACTCCAAAGAAGGAAGAAGTGTACTATTATGGCAAGTATATCCTGATCGCTACCGGAGCAAAAGCCCGCACGATCGATATTCCTGGTCTGGACCTTCCTGGAGTCATGACCAGCGAAGAATTGCTGACGTCCAATGAGAGCCAGTACCGCAGGCTGCTGATTCTGGGCGGGGGGGTTATCGGAATCGAGCTGGCGACCGTATTCAATGCGCTTGGCAGCGAAGTGACGATCGTAGAAGTATCAGACAGGCTGCTTCCCAATATGGACAGCGAATTTTCATCTGCGTTGGAAGAAATCCTTACGAACCGCGGAATCAGCATTTATAGGGAAAGCATACTGGAAAGGGTGACACAGCAGGAGGATGGCGTAGGATGCCATTTTGTGTATAAAGGGGAGAATAAGCAGGTTGACGTGGATGCTGTCCTGGTATCCGTAGGAAGGGTTGCGAATACGGAAGGACTCTTTGATCCGGATGTCCGTGTCAAGATGGAAAATGGAAGGATTATCGTAGATGACTTTTACATGACCAATATTCCGGGGATCTATGCCATCGGCGATGTTACCGGAGGAATCCAGCTGGCTCATGTGGCTTCAGCTCAGGCAACCTATGTAGTGGAAAGGATGAACGATGTAGAGCCGTCCGTCATTATCGAGATGGTACCCAGTTGCCTGTTTGCCTCTATTTCCATCGTACCCAGCTGTCTGTACACGGATCCGGAGATTGCGTCAGTGGGGATTACGGAAGAAGAGGCCCGAAGAAAGGGGATTTCCCTTCGCTGCGGCAAATATATCATGGATGTAAATGGACAGTCTATTATTTCCAAGGAAGAGCAGGGATTCATAAAAGTACTGTTCGCGGCCGACAGCGATGTACTTTTGGGCGCCCAGCTGATGTGCC carries:
- the lpdA gene encoding dihydrolipoyl dehydrogenase, whose product is MGKQYDLIIIGAGPGGYVAAKKAAKLGMSVVIIDKGDVGGTCINRGCIPTKALVHAAMLYREMTECEKFGLSAEKVGFDLQKIYEYKDLSAARMREELEKEFKELGVVSVRGNATIQSDKKVRVVTPKKEEVYYYGKYILIATGAKARTIDIPGLDLPGVMTSEELLTSNESQYRRLLILGGGVIGIELATVFNALGSEVTIVEVSDRLLPNMDSEFSSALEEILTNRGISIYRESILERVTQQEDGVGCHFVYKGENKQVDVDAVLVSVGRVANTEGLFDPDVRVKMENGRIIVDDFYMTNIPGIYAIGDVTGGIQLAHVASAQATYVVERMNDVEPSVIIEMVPSCLFASISIVPSCLYTDPEIASVGITEEEARRKGISLRCGKYIMDVNGQSIISKEEQGFIKVLFAADSDVLLGAQLMCQRATDMIGELATAIANGLTSSQLMYAMRAHPTFNEAISCAVENSREQASRW